Proteins encoded within one genomic window of Manduca sexta isolate Smith_Timp_Sample1 chromosome 18, JHU_Msex_v1.0, whole genome shotgun sequence:
- the LOC115441565 gene encoding acyl-CoA-binding domain-containing protein 5 isoform X1 codes for MSLEEKFNAAVNVIRSLPKSGSYQPSNELMLRFYSYFKQATEGPCDKPKPGFWDVVNRAKWESWNKLGNMTRDEAMQAYVDELHKIVETMSYSSDVASFLSVDDDEQGFPNSDLELVAGDVLARVRSEHNTPIGSRSVSGASSPARAASPPPRTRHDSEDEYIDTVDVSVSEPESPAQQRPAPRLSNGHAHQITSQLTHLKVLEQLPGTLARLEADVAALRKAVEGDRRILDQVSHGWRWPWQELSPPTLALLLVWPFIAYRIASRNSRRAT; via the exons gTTCATACCAACCAAGCAATGAGCTGATGCTTCGCTTCTACAGCTACTTCAAACAGGCGACGGAGGGACCTTGCGACAAACCCAAGCCGGGTTTCTGGGATGTTGTCAACAG AGCAAAATGGGAATCATGGAACAAACTGGGCAACATGACACGCGACGAAGCTATGCAGGCGTACGTCGACGAGTTACATAaa ATAGTGGAGACGATGTCGTACAGTTCTGACGTTGCGTCGTTCCTCTCGGTCGATGACGATGAACAAGGCTTCCCCAACAGCGACCTGGAGCTCGTCGCCGGTGACGTTCTCGCGCGCGTCAGGTCCGAGCACAACACGCCTATTG GCTCGCGGTCGGTGAGCGGCGCGTCGTCGCCGGCGCGCGCCgcgtcgccgccgccgcgcacgcgccaCGACTCCGAGGACGAGTACATAGACACGGTTGATGTTAGTGTT AGTGAGCCAGAGTCGCCAGCGCAACAACGGCCCGCTCCCAGACTCAGTAATGGACACGCTCACCAGATCACATCGCAGCTGACAC atctgAAAGTGTTAGAGCAGCTCCCCGGCACGCTCGCGAGGCTCGAGGCTGACGTCGCGGCGCTGAGGAAAGCCGTCGAGGGCGACCGCCGGATATTAGAT CAAGTGTCGCACGGGTGGCGGTGGCCGTGGCAGGAGCTGAGCCCGCCGACGCTGGCGCTGCTGCTGGTGTGGCCGTTCATCGCGTACAGGATCGCCTCGAGGAACTCGCGCCGCGCCACATAA
- the LOC115441565 gene encoding acyl-CoA-binding domain-containing protein 5 isoform X2: protein MSLEEKFNAAVNVIRSLPKSGSYQPSNELMLRFYSYFKQATEGPCDKPKPGFWDVVNRAKWESWNKLGNMTRDEAMQAYVDELHKIVETMSYSSDVASFLSVDDDEQGFPNSDLELVAGDVLARVRSEHNTPIGSRSVSGASSPARAASPPPRTRHDSEDEYIDTVDSEPESPAQQRPAPRLSNGHAHQITSQLTHLKVLEQLPGTLARLEADVAALRKAVEGDRRILDQVSHGWRWPWQELSPPTLALLLVWPFIAYRIASRNSRRAT, encoded by the exons gTTCATACCAACCAAGCAATGAGCTGATGCTTCGCTTCTACAGCTACTTCAAACAGGCGACGGAGGGACCTTGCGACAAACCCAAGCCGGGTTTCTGGGATGTTGTCAACAG AGCAAAATGGGAATCATGGAACAAACTGGGCAACATGACACGCGACGAAGCTATGCAGGCGTACGTCGACGAGTTACATAaa ATAGTGGAGACGATGTCGTACAGTTCTGACGTTGCGTCGTTCCTCTCGGTCGATGACGATGAACAAGGCTTCCCCAACAGCGACCTGGAGCTCGTCGCCGGTGACGTTCTCGCGCGCGTCAGGTCCGAGCACAACACGCCTATTG GCTCGCGGTCGGTGAGCGGCGCGTCGTCGCCGGCGCGCGCCgcgtcgccgccgccgcgcacgcgccaCGACTCCGAGGACGAGTACATAGACACGGTTGAT AGTGAGCCAGAGTCGCCAGCGCAACAACGGCCCGCTCCCAGACTCAGTAATGGACACGCTCACCAGATCACATCGCAGCTGACAC atctgAAAGTGTTAGAGCAGCTCCCCGGCACGCTCGCGAGGCTCGAGGCTGACGTCGCGGCGCTGAGGAAAGCCGTCGAGGGCGACCGCCGGATATTAGAT CAAGTGTCGCACGGGTGGCGGTGGCCGTGGCAGGAGCTGAGCCCGCCGACGCTGGCGCTGCTGCTGGTGTGGCCGTTCATCGCGTACAGGATCGCCTCGAGGAACTCGCGCCGCGCCACATAA
- the LOC115441565 gene encoding acyl-CoA-binding domain-containing protein 5 isoform X3: MLRFYSYFKQATEGPCDKPKPGFWDVVNRAKWESWNKLGNMTRDEAMQAYVDELHKIVETMSYSSDVASFLSVDDDEQGFPNSDLELVAGDVLARVRSEHNTPIGSRSVSGASSPARAASPPPRTRHDSEDEYIDTVDVSVSEPESPAQQRPAPRLSNGHAHQITSQLTHLKVLEQLPGTLARLEADVAALRKAVEGDRRILDQVSHGWRWPWQELSPPTLALLLVWPFIAYRIASRNSRRAT, encoded by the exons ATGCTTCGCTTCTACAGCTACTTCAAACAGGCGACGGAGGGACCTTGCGACAAACCCAAGCCGGGTTTCTGGGATGTTGTCAACAG AGCAAAATGGGAATCATGGAACAAACTGGGCAACATGACACGCGACGAAGCTATGCAGGCGTACGTCGACGAGTTACATAaa ATAGTGGAGACGATGTCGTACAGTTCTGACGTTGCGTCGTTCCTCTCGGTCGATGACGATGAACAAGGCTTCCCCAACAGCGACCTGGAGCTCGTCGCCGGTGACGTTCTCGCGCGCGTCAGGTCCGAGCACAACACGCCTATTG GCTCGCGGTCGGTGAGCGGCGCGTCGTCGCCGGCGCGCGCCgcgtcgccgccgccgcgcacgcgccaCGACTCCGAGGACGAGTACATAGACACGGTTGATGTTAGTGTT AGTGAGCCAGAGTCGCCAGCGCAACAACGGCCCGCTCCCAGACTCAGTAATGGACACGCTCACCAGATCACATCGCAGCTGACAC atctgAAAGTGTTAGAGCAGCTCCCCGGCACGCTCGCGAGGCTCGAGGCTGACGTCGCGGCGCTGAGGAAAGCCGTCGAGGGCGACCGCCGGATATTAGAT CAAGTGTCGCACGGGTGGCGGTGGCCGTGGCAGGAGCTGAGCCCGCCGACGCTGGCGCTGCTGCTGGTGTGGCCGTTCATCGCGTACAGGATCGCCTCGAGGAACTCGCGCCGCGCCACATAA
- the LOC115441579 gene encoding uncharacterized protein LOC115441579 — protein MEGMVTQRVTPLLKCIVLFLFIFTAKVLTSRPQESQETRNGIHQVKPLHYVRTFTKYHHRRTIQWNSQDLNNYWPVQDQKHVGKRSTELLQSDIDDFYDWPKEKLIRKRSINFPFSTSQTSKLKRNNDLLYFKKNLLKRKRSVVIPDSNEFIANSEGISNLNQLASESVKGNIINAIEKKAINSGKEDQSMKNGVPNYIKKYKVKAAMVVTSAPTTIGPTISCLYKRHNVAISVTPSYDDERNAQLMVENKSYDTGPISETTLPNGETVEVEHCTDPRASCYTLWLKQDEGNITVLGQGCWWSSQTQGRSSCDKCTRVSSRLPGTNFCCCTKSFCNADFRSLKEETVTMKAESTMNTTSQQPSYSNVIASGILALVSILVMAVVGKVFCCKRVDIDKDDMSDGVDVEKGDVMGSGPDALATGLLCVDNLPLIERIGQGKFGSVWRGSLGSTPVAVKLYSNANAWQKEAAIYTLPNLSHPNLLRYYGSECRSSLTGGAGSQLVVLELCAGSLRALLAASTLSWQRFASLAHGLASALAHLHSPSGNKPCVVHRDVNSNNVLISSNGEARLADLGLAQAIYPRRDTTPSRITEAGTIRYLSPEALEGALDVRDARAALCAVDVFALALVLWEMLWRTAPAHAHRTPPYAPPYHHHGLPHHPTLHQMQTLVSRNKARPPLPKGPVPDARVLKIASDTCDECWDHDAEARLTAVCVEERMAELKQMLQAPAPLIHDNNLHPNTNLPADVHVSPLPETDKNSNCTIAQNSDASTPLLYPQPHIGRNACIERNTHNKPQHTDNFIHKSLKDITAPTDMARVPNAEETYLSVARETHTRPQIQENSGMNEIRSYQRPLEYVPNDVSSQDVVRGPKQTNLLQDKTDKSKWGIRKFFEKFNKNKLETEVKLVPESVQKTKISVVNDKPSNNIPFNRPSNLVLNQNQYNFEAPCLSPPNKTLSPTMMSENNGVLGFKELPARDNEAKTPSQIFAVIVPKAKPVDFMEMRSKTSRGSSESLNKHSVRTSMSSQSMFKSNSESEDSTVKKRLSCDNKIITNSNSGRSSRASINLELQYIDNQENYNQVSPFELNSDCSSSEDEHLMLLSENGGSKITMQTVPKQEPKYQNEVLKESSQAKTVTFNKFQNKYTNFDNEFSDPNDKENLVNGYSGDNPVYLAALNGEIDTDFKFEMEKTPKSPKPSLKSLSIKRQHSLEQVSDIFASSGDLNLQNPAGRVKTPGDLPVAIRRARRDRVLQKGRASECNRLSLYDDRMMFGNSL, from the exons ATGGAAGGCATGGTCACACAGAGGGTGACACCCCTATTGAAAtgcatagttttatttttatttatcttcacCGCAAAAGTCCTCACATCCCGGCCGCAAGAATCTCAAGAGACCCGAAATGGCATCCACCAAGTTAAGCCACTGCATTATGTGAGAACCTTCACAAAATATCATCATAGGAGAACTATACAGTGGAATAGTCAAGATTTGAATAACTATTGGCCTGTACAAGATCAAAAACATGTTGGCAAAAGGAGCACTGAACTTCTTCAATCTGATATTGATGATTTTTATGACTGGCCAAAAGAAAAACTTATAAGAAAAAGGAGTATTAACTTTCCATTTTCTACTAGCCAAACCTCTAAACTCAAAAGAAACAAtgatttgttgtattttaaaaagaatttgcTCAAACGTAAAAGAAGTGTAGTCATTCCTGATTCAAATGAGTTTATTGCAAATTCAGAAgggatttcaaatttaaatcaacTAGCATCTGAATCTGTAAAAGGAAACATCATTAATGCTATTGAAAAGAAAGCCATAAATTCTGGAAAAGAGGACCAAAGTATGAAGAATGGAGTaccaaactatataaaaaaatataaagtgaagGCAGCCATGGTTGTTACTTCAGCGCCAACTACAATCGGGCCAACTATATCATGTCTCTACAAGAGGCATAATGTGGCGATAAGTGTCACACCATCTTATGATGACGAAAGGAACGCTCAGTTGATGGTGGAAAATAAAAGCTATG ATACGGGCCCCATATCTGAGACGACACTTCCAAATGGTGAAACAGTGGAAGTGGAGCACTGCACTGACCCGCGTGCCTCATGTTACACACTCTGGCTGAAACAAGATGAAGGCAACATCACTGTACTTGGACAAG GTTGCTGGTGGTCTTCACAAACACAAGGACGTAGCTCTTGTGACAAATGCACCAGAGTGAGTAGCAGGCTTCCGGGCACAAACTTCTGTTGCTGCACAAAGAGTTTTTGCAATGCTGACTTCA GGTCACTAAAAGAAGAAACGGTAACAATGAAGGCAGAGTCCACAATGAACACGACGTCGCAGCAGCCCAGTTACTCGAACGTAATCGCGTCCGGTATTTTGGCACTTGTCTCCATTCTGGTCATGGCAGTTGTCGGGAAGGTATTCTGCTGTAAGAGGGTTGACATTGACAAGGATGATATGAGCGATGGAGTTGATGTTGAGAAAG GTGATGTTATGGGCAGTGGACCAGATGCCTTGGCTACTGGACTTCTTTGCGTGGATAACCTACCGCTTATCGAAcgtatag GCCAAGGAAAATTCGGGTCGGTGTGGCGCGGTTCTCTCGGTTCGACGCCGGTTGCGGTGAAGTTGTATTCGAACGCCAACGCGTGGCAGAAGGAGGCGGCTATATACACGCTGCCCAATCTTTCTCATCCTAATTTACTTCGATATTATG GCAGCGAGTGCCGCTCGTCGCTGACGGGCGGCGCGGGCTCGCAGCTGGTGGTGCTGGAGCTGTGCGCGGGCTCGCTGCGCGCGCTGCTCGCCGCCTCCACGCTCTCCTGGCAGCGGTTCGCCTCGCTCGCACACGGACTCGCCTCTGCGCTCGCGCATCTCCACTCGCCCA gtgGCAACAAGCCGTGCGTGGTGCACCGCGACGTGAACAGCAACAACGTCCTGATATCTTCAAACGGTGAGGCGCGACTGGCGGACCTCGGACTGGCACAAGCTATATACCCCAGAAGGGATACTACGCCGAGTAGGATTACAGAG GCGGGCACGATCCGCTACCTGTCCCCGGAGGCGCTGGAGGGCGCGCTGGACGTGCGCGACGCGCGCGCGGCGCTGTGCGCGGTGGACGTGTTCGCGCTCGCGCTCGTGCTGTGGGAGATGCTGTGGCGCaccgcgcccgcgcacgcgcaccgcacgCCGCCCTACGCGCCGCCCTACCACCACCACGGGCTGCCACACCACCCCACGCTGCACCAGATGCAG ACGTTGGTGTCCCGCAACAAGGCGCGGCCACCCTTACCCAAAGGGCCGGTACCAGACGCTCGCGTGCTCAAGATCGCGTCGGACACGTGCGACGAGTGCTGGGACCACGACGCGGAGGCGCGCCTCACCGCCGTCTGCGTGGAGGAGCGCATGGCCGAGCTCAAGCAGATGCTGCAGGCTCCTGCCCCACTCATACACGACAACAACTTGCATCCCAACACAAACCTGCCAG CCGACGTTCACGTCTCACCCCTACCAGAAACAGATAAAAACTCGAACTGTACTATAGCCCAAAATAGTGACGCGAGCACCCCCCTACTGTACCCTCAACCACACATCGGCAGGAATGCTTGCATCGAGCGAAACACTCACAACAAACCGCAACATACAGACAATTTTATACACAAGAGTTTAAAGGACATCACAGCACCAACAGACATGGCAAGAGTTCCAAATGCGGAGGAAACTTACCTATCTGTAGCCAGAGAAACACACACAAGGCCGCAAATTCAGGAAAACTCCGGTATGAACGAGATCAGGTCGTACCAAAGACCGTTGGAGTACGTTCCGAATGACGTCAGCAGTCAAGACGTCGTCAGGGGTCCGAAACAAACGAATTTACTGCAAGATAAAACAGACAAGTCCAAATGGGGCATAAGGAAATTCTTtgaaaaatttaacaaaaacaaactagaGACTGAAGTAAAACTGGTGCCTGAGAGTGTCCAAAAGACTAAGATTTCCGTAGTGAACGACAAACCTTCTAACAACATACCATTTAATAGGCCGAGCAACTTAGTTCTGAATCAAAATCAATACAATTTTGAAGCCCCGTGTCTATCGCCACCGAACAAGACACTGTCGCCCACGATGATGTCGGAGAACAACGGAGTTTTAGGCTTCAAAGAACTCCCAGCTAGGGACAACGAAGCCAAAACTCCGAGCCAGATATTCGCTGTTATCGTCCCTAAAGCCAAACCTGTAGATTTCATGGAAATGAGAAGCAAGACTTCTAGAGGAAGTTCGGAAAGTCTGAATAAGCATTCAGTGCGTACTTCTATGTCATCACAAAGTATGTTTAAGTCAAATTCAGAGTCAGAAGATTCCACAGTCAAAAAGCGACTCAGCTGCGATAATAAGATAATTACTAACTCCAACAGTGGTCGATCGTCACGAGCTAGCATCAACTTGGAACTTCAATATATTGATAACCAAGAAAACTACAACCAAGTCAGTCCTTTTGAATTGAACTCGGATTGTTCGAGTAGTGAGGATGAGCATCTCATGTTGTTATCTGAAAATGGAGGATCAAAAATCACAATGCAGACTGTACCCAAGCAAGAgccaaaatatcaaaatgaagtACTAAAAGAGAGTAGTCAAGCTAAAACCGTAACTTTTAACAAATTCCAgaataaatacacaaattttGATAACGAATTTAGCGATCCGAATGACAAGGAGAACCTTGTAAATGGTTATAGCGGAGACAACCCTGTTTATTTGGCTGCGCTCAATGGAGAAATTGATACAGATTTTAAATTCGAAATGGAAAAAACGCCCAAGTCACCCAAGCCGTCGCTCAAGAGTTTGTCGATAAAACGTCAACATTCTTTGGAGCAGGTGAGTGATATATTTGCCTCGTCAGGAGATTTGAATCTGCAAAACCCTGCGGGGCGGGTGAAAACTCCAGGGGACTTGCCTGTTGCCATACGACGCGCCAGGAGAGACAGGGTGTTGCAAAAAGGCAGGGCGAGTGAATGCAACAGGCTTAGTTTGTACGACGACAGGATGATGTTTGGTAATAGTTTGTAA
- the LOC115441599 gene encoding carnosine N-methyltransferase gives MSSMAAAEEIDEAKEREHFRAVVSAFKYYKLCSLDRIHKSEKIISMLPINHQRRLEKYKTYLTKFKKCLDVNNSIVHLIIKDVDTMFENVDHSAMDVSGTNGTESFGCNYNSCEIASQKQHKMQHDVEKVQSVLKNIVRDWSDMGAPEREQCYTPILEEMEERFPLDEISDRSQVKVLVPGAGLGRLAWEIAARGYMCQGNEFSLFMLFASNFILNKCPEANKYTVHPWVHQYVNNVTCDHQLLAARFPDVRPSGDRPNRNFSMTAGDFLRVYTESDEWWCVATCFFIDCAPNVIEFIERIYKILRPGGFWINLGPLLYHYSDMPSANSIEPPYDLLLEIIADVGFDILKEKTGVKTKYAQNPNSMMQHEYDSVFFVCRKPNCM, from the exons ATGTCTTCCATGGCAGCCGCGGAAGAAATTGACGAGGCCAAGGAGCGGGAACACTTTCGGGCAGTTGTCTCTGCGTTTAAATACTATAA ACTATGCAGTCTAGATCGCATTCACAAGTCGGAAAAGATTATATCAATGCTGCCAATCAATCACCAACGACGCTTGGAGAAGTACAAGACGTACCTCACAAAGTTCAAAAAGTGTTTGGACGTCAACAACAGCATAGTCCACCTGATCATCAAAGATGTGGACACCATGTTTGAAAACGTTGATCATAGTGCCATGGATGTATCGGGGACGAATGGCACAGAAAGCTTTGGATGTAATTACAATAGTTGCGAGATTGCCTCGCAAAAGCAGCACAAAATGCAGCATGATGTTGAGAAG GTTCAATCAGTCCTTAAGAATATAGTTCGCGACTGGAGTGATATGGGAGCCCCTGAACGGGAGCAGTGCTACACACCTATCCTGGAGGAAATGGAAGAGCGTTTCCCACTTGACGAGATTAG tgATCGTAGTCAAGTTAAAGTATTAGTGCCCGGTGCTGGACTTGGGCGACTCGCGTGGGAGATCGCGGCTCGCGGCTACATGTGCCAAGGAAATGAATTCTCACTGTTTATGCTGTTTGCCAGTAACTTTATACTCAACAAGTGTCCTgag GCAAACAAATACACGGTACATCCATGGGTACACCAGTATGTGAACAATGTGACTTGTGATCACCAACTCCTAGCAGCTAGGTTTCCAGATGTAAGGCCGTCGGGCGATCGGCCAAATCGAAACTTTTCCATGACCGCTGGAGATTTTTTGAGG gtATACACGGAATCTGACGAGTGGTGGTGCGTAGCGACATGTTTCTTCATAGACTGTGCGCCGAACGTAATTGAGTTCATCGAGAGGATATACAAGATCCTCAGGCCGGGAGGGTTCTGGATAAATCTCGGACCTTTGCTGTATCATTACAG TGATATGCCATCGGCAAACAGTATTGAACCACCTTACGACCTGCTCCTTGAGATTATAGCGGACGTCGGCTTTGATATATTG AAAGAGAAGACTGGCGTTAAAACAAAATACGCACAAAACCCAAACTCGATGATGCAGCATGAGTACGActctgtattttttgtttgcagAAAACCTAACTGCATGTAA
- the LOC115441660 gene encoding protein KTI12 homolog — protein sequence MPFILICGTPVSGKTIRAIELKEFFENKHNKKVEIVNEDEAIIKLGYDKNSTYLDSQKEKRVRGYLKSEVLRLIGKDNVVILDGSNYIKGFRYELYCASKASKSTQCTVYTIRDYEEAWEANKLRCEDVKEEESCERIQPVPYTQEVFDALTKLRFEEPNSNNRWDSPLFTVQPSDQLDLEDIYKALFEKKPPPPNQSTQNPPLTSTNFLYELDKVTQAISKQILEAKQLNIDGEVKFPDYPGCVLDPGFTHNVNPQKLLRWRRQFLTYAKMNHSNEDINKIGRYYIQYLNKTMTD from the exons ATgccatttatattaatttgtggAACTCCTGTGAGTGGAAAAACGATCCGTGCAATAGAATTAAAGGAATTTTTCgagaataaacataataaaaaggTGGAAATAGTAAATGAAGACGAAGCCATTATTAAATTAGGTTATGACAAAAACTCAACATATTTGGACTCACAGAAGGAGAAACGAGTGAGAGGGTACCTCAAATCTGAGGTATTGCGGCTTATCGGGAAAGATAATGTTGTTATACTCGATGGCAGTAACTATATTAAAG GTTTTCGATATGAATTGTACTGTGCATCAAAAGCTTCAAAATCAACACAATGTACAGTATACACTATACGAGATTATGAAGAGGCTTGGGAGGCCAACAAGCTGAGATGTGAGGATGTCAAAGAGGAGGAAAGTTGTGAAAGAATTCAACCTGTGCCTTATACTCAAGAAGTGTTTGATGCATTAACTAAATTAAG ATTTGAGGAGCCAAATTCAAACAACAGATGGGACAGTCCACTGTTCACGGTACAACCCTCAGACCAATTGGATTTGGAAGATATATACAAAGCTCTGTTCGAGAAGAAACCCCCACCTCCAAACCAGAGcacacaaaat CCTCCATTAACATCAACAAATTTCCTCTATGAACTGGACAAAGTAACTCAGGCGATATCCAAACAGATCCTGGAAGCCAAACAGTTAAACATAGATGGTGAAGTGAAGTTCCCAGATTACCCTGGCTGTGTGCTCGACCCTGGCTTCACCCACAATGTGAACCCACAGAAACTTCTGCGATGGAGACGGCAGTTCCTCACATACGCTAAAATGAATCATTCTAATGAAGATATAAACAAAATCGGCAGGTATTACATACAGTACTTGAATAAAACTATGACTGattga